The proteins below are encoded in one region of Ricinus communis isolate WT05 ecotype wild-type chromosome 6, ASM1957865v1, whole genome shotgun sequence:
- the LOC8266901 gene encoding KH domain-containing protein HEN4 isoform X2, whose amino-acid sequence MMGSNFLYPPSKRPIQYNAAGMPDPNPTANGLSNKRPKQPPANQNAAAPLPLPPGHVSFRLLCHASRIGGIIGKSGTIIKQLQQQSGAKIRIEESPAESSDRVITVIAEGQIVSKVRVESEEVDVSRAQEGLIRVFERILEVAAESDGINVVAGGGGVVSCRMLAGSKQAGSVIGKGGKVVEKIRKDCGVKIRVLTDKLPVCAGPNEEMIEIEGDILSVKKALIAVSRCLQDCQPVDKPRVGSSKYFEAVPQEPLPEMRVEIAPQRNIMVPTMQNNAVSCAPVPHNFLLETDRVPSLDMKLFQQEVVFKILCPNDMVGGVIGKGGTIIKALQNETGASITIGATIAESDERLITVIASENPESRYSAAQKAVVLVFSRSVEAGTEKGLDSSSGKGFPFAARLVVPSNQVGCLLGKGGIIISDMRKTTGTSIKILAGDQLPKCVPENEQVVQISGDFMNVKDAVYHVTGRLRDNLFSSALSTPVTRSTTVITEASPYGRLKEPLRDAFKEPLNTFREPLGDAFRDPLRAAMRGPLRDARRDPLRDSFGDTLRDQLRDTLKEPPRGPAPYNLHPPIGVSHSLNRHNTLTQSMDHLGLSHSLDGPISPRLWASQTMAGINPRVVPDASRGFTSFKGGLELGSGSKSAIVTNTTVEIRVPENVIGSVYGENDSNLTRLRQIHLKLLVNCQRHSGKWLFNKFVRASQVVPGSIQEVVVAG is encoded by the exons ATGATGGGAAGTAACTTTCTTTATCCACCGTCAAAACGACCAATACAATACAACGCAGCTGGAATGCCCGACCCGAACCCGACAGCGAATGGATTATCCAATAAACGACCTAAACAACCTCCGGCTAATCAAAATGCAGCAGCGCCGTTACCTTTACCGCCAGGACACGTATCGTTCCGATTGCTCTGCCACGCGTCGAGAATCGGTGGGATAATAGGAAAATCAGGAACCATAATCAAGCAGTTACAGCAGCAAAGCGGAGCCAAGATCCGAATAGAAGAGTCTCCGGCAGAGTCATCGGATAGGGTTATAACGGTAATTGCAGAAGGTCAGATTGTTTCCAAAGTAAGGGTTGAGAGTGAAGAAGTTGATGTTTCGAGAGCACAGGAAGGTTTAATTAGGGTTTTTGAGAGGATTTTGGAAGTGGCCGCGGAGAGTGATGGGATAAATGTGGTGGCTGGTGGAGGAGGTGTTGTTTCGTGTAGAATGTTAGCTGGGTCGAAGCAGGCGGGTTCGGTTATTGGGAAAGGAGGGAAAGTTGTTGAGAAGATAAGGAAAGATTGTGGTGTTAAAATCAGGGTTTTGACTGATAAATTGCCCGTTTGTGCCGGACCTAATGAGGAGATGATCGAG ATTGAGGGCGATATTTTATCTGTAAAGAAAGCACTAATTGCAGTTTCTCGCTGCCTTCAAGATTGTCAACCAGTTGATAAACCAAGGGTGGGTAGCAGCAAATATTTTGAGGCAGTTCCCCAAGAACCTTTGCCTGAAATGCGTGTAGAGATTGCCCCGCAGCGTAATATTATGGTACCAACCATGCAAAATAATGCCGTTAGTTGTGCTCCGGTGCCTCATAATTTTTTGTTAGAGACTGATAGGGTTCCCTCCTTGGACATGAAGTTGTTCCAACAGGAAGTGGTTTTCAAAATTCTTTGTCCCAATGACATGGTTGGGGGTGTTATTGGAAAGGGAGGCACCATTATCAAGGCTCTCCAGAATGAAACGGGCGCTTCTATTACTATAGGAGCTACTATAGCTGAGAGTGATGAACGTCTGATCACTGTTATTGCTTCAGAG AATCCAGAATCTCGATATTCTGCTGCACAGAAGGCTGTTGTCCTTGTGTTCTCAAGGTCTGTGGAGGCTGGCACTGAGAAGGGACTAGATTCAAGCTCAGGTAAGGGGTTCCCTTTTGCTGCCAGGCTTGTTGTACCATCAAACCAGGTTGGTTGTTTGTTGGGAAAAGGAGGCATTATAATTTCAGACATGCGTAAGACAACTGGGACTAGCATAAAAATCTTAGCTGGTGACCAGCTTCCAAAGTGTGTACCAGAAAATGAACAAGTGGTGCAG ATTTCAGGAGATTTCATGAATGTGAAGGACGCAGTGTATCATGTAACTGGCAGACTCCGAGATAACCTGTTCTCCAGTGCACTGAGTACTCCTGTTACAAGGAGCACTACTGTAATAACCGAGGCTAGTCCCTATGGAAGACTGAAGGAGCCATTGAGGGATGCCTTTAAGGAGCCATTGAATACCTTTAGAGAGCCGTTGGGAGATGCATTTAGGGATCCTTTGAGGGCTGCAATGAGGGGTCCTTTGAGGGATGCAAGAAGGGACCCTTTGAGAGATTCTTTTGGGGATACATTGAGGGATCAGTTGAGGGATACATTGAAGGAGCCTCCAAGGGGTCCTGCCCCTTATAATTTGCACCCACCAATTGGTGTTTCTCATAGTTTAAATCGACATAATACGCTTACACAGAGTATGGATCATCTAGGACTTTCCCATAGTTTAGATGGCCCCATCTCACCGAGGTTGTGGGCATCACAG ACAATGGCTGGAATAAATCCGAGGGTTGTCCCAGATGCCAGTAGAGGATTTACTTCATTTAAAGGTGGCTTAGAACTTGGCAG TGGAAGCAAATCTGCTATAGTGACGAACACAACTGTAGAGATTAGAGTTCCTGAAAATGTTATTGGCTCTGTGTATGGGGAGAATGATAGCAATCTTACTCGTTTGAGACAG
- the LOC8266901 gene encoding KH domain-containing protein HEN4 isoform X7, translated as MMGSNFLYPPSKRPIQYNAAGMPDPNPTANGLSNKRPKQPPANQNAAAPLPLPPGHVSFRLLCHASRIGGIIGKSGTIIKQLQQQSGAKIRIEESPAESSDRVITVIAEGQIVSKVRVESEEVDVSRAQEGLIRVFERILEVAAESDGINVVAGGGGVVSCRMLAGSKQAGSVIGKGGKVVEKIRKDCGVKIRVLTDKLPVCAGPNEEMIEIEGDILSVKKALIAVSRCLQDCQPVDKPRVGSSKYFEAVPQEPLPEMRVEIAPQRNIMLFQQEVVFKILCPNDMVGGVIGKGGTIIKALQNETGASITIGATIAESDERLITVIASENPESRYSAAQKAVVLVFSRSVEAGTEKGLDSSSGKGFPFAARLVVPSNQVGCLLGKGGIIISDMRKTTGTSIKILAGDQLPKCVPENEQVVQISGDFMNVKDAVYHVTGRLRDNLFSSALSTPVTRSTTVITEASPYGRLKEPLRDAFKEPLNTFREPLGDAFRDPLRAAMRGPLRDARRDPLRDSFGDTLRDQLRDTLKEPPRGPAPYNLHPPIGVSHSLNRHNTLTQSMDHLGLSHSLDGPISPRLWASQTMAGINPRVVPDASRGFTSFKGGLELGSGSKSAIVTNTTVEIRVPENVIGSVYGENDSNLTRLRQISGAKVIVHEPRLGSSDRIIVISGTPDETQAAQSLLQAFILTGQSC; from the exons ATGATGGGAAGTAACTTTCTTTATCCACCGTCAAAACGACCAATACAATACAACGCAGCTGGAATGCCCGACCCGAACCCGACAGCGAATGGATTATCCAATAAACGACCTAAACAACCTCCGGCTAATCAAAATGCAGCAGCGCCGTTACCTTTACCGCCAGGACACGTATCGTTCCGATTGCTCTGCCACGCGTCGAGAATCGGTGGGATAATAGGAAAATCAGGAACCATAATCAAGCAGTTACAGCAGCAAAGCGGAGCCAAGATCCGAATAGAAGAGTCTCCGGCAGAGTCATCGGATAGGGTTATAACGGTAATTGCAGAAGGTCAGATTGTTTCCAAAGTAAGGGTTGAGAGTGAAGAAGTTGATGTTTCGAGAGCACAGGAAGGTTTAATTAGGGTTTTTGAGAGGATTTTGGAAGTGGCCGCGGAGAGTGATGGGATAAATGTGGTGGCTGGTGGAGGAGGTGTTGTTTCGTGTAGAATGTTAGCTGGGTCGAAGCAGGCGGGTTCGGTTATTGGGAAAGGAGGGAAAGTTGTTGAGAAGATAAGGAAAGATTGTGGTGTTAAAATCAGGGTTTTGACTGATAAATTGCCCGTTTGTGCCGGACCTAATGAGGAGATGATCGAG ATTGAGGGCGATATTTTATCTGTAAAGAAAGCACTAATTGCAGTTTCTCGCTGCCTTCAAGATTGTCAACCAGTTGATAAACCAAGGGTGGGTAGCAGCAAATATTTTGAGGCAGTTCCCCAAGAACCTTTGCCTGAAATGCGTGTAGAGATTGCCCCGCAGCGTAATATTATG TTGTTCCAACAGGAAGTGGTTTTCAAAATTCTTTGTCCCAATGACATGGTTGGGGGTGTTATTGGAAAGGGAGGCACCATTATCAAGGCTCTCCAGAATGAAACGGGCGCTTCTATTACTATAGGAGCTACTATAGCTGAGAGTGATGAACGTCTGATCACTGTTATTGCTTCAGAG AATCCAGAATCTCGATATTCTGCTGCACAGAAGGCTGTTGTCCTTGTGTTCTCAAGGTCTGTGGAGGCTGGCACTGAGAAGGGACTAGATTCAAGCTCAGGTAAGGGGTTCCCTTTTGCTGCCAGGCTTGTTGTACCATCAAACCAGGTTGGTTGTTTGTTGGGAAAAGGAGGCATTATAATTTCAGACATGCGTAAGACAACTGGGACTAGCATAAAAATCTTAGCTGGTGACCAGCTTCCAAAGTGTGTACCAGAAAATGAACAAGTGGTGCAG ATTTCAGGAGATTTCATGAATGTGAAGGACGCAGTGTATCATGTAACTGGCAGACTCCGAGATAACCTGTTCTCCAGTGCACTGAGTACTCCTGTTACAAGGAGCACTACTGTAATAACCGAGGCTAGTCCCTATGGAAGACTGAAGGAGCCATTGAGGGATGCCTTTAAGGAGCCATTGAATACCTTTAGAGAGCCGTTGGGAGATGCATTTAGGGATCCTTTGAGGGCTGCAATGAGGGGTCCTTTGAGGGATGCAAGAAGGGACCCTTTGAGAGATTCTTTTGGGGATACATTGAGGGATCAGTTGAGGGATACATTGAAGGAGCCTCCAAGGGGTCCTGCCCCTTATAATTTGCACCCACCAATTGGTGTTTCTCATAGTTTAAATCGACATAATACGCTTACACAGAGTATGGATCATCTAGGACTTTCCCATAGTTTAGATGGCCCCATCTCACCGAGGTTGTGGGCATCACAG ACAATGGCTGGAATAAATCCGAGGGTTGTCCCAGATGCCAGTAGAGGATTTACTTCATTTAAAGGTGGCTTAGAACTTGGCAG TGGAAGCAAATCTGCTATAGTGACGAACACAACTGTAGAGATTAGAGTTCCTGAAAATGTTATTGGCTCTGTGTATGGGGAGAATGATAGCAATCTTACTCGTTTGAGACAG
- the LOC8266901 gene encoding KH domain-containing protein HEN4 isoform X6: MMGSNFLYPPSKRPIQYNAAGMPDPNPTANGLSNKRPKQPPANQNAAAPLPLPPGHVSFRLLCHASRIGGIIGKSGTIIKQLQQQSGAKIRIEESPAESSDRVITVIAEGQIVSKVRVESEEVDVSRAQEGLIRVFERILEVAAESDGINVVAGGGGVVSCRMLAGSKQAGSVIGKGGKVVEKIRKDCGVKIRVLTDKLPVCAGPNEEMIEIEGDILSVKKALIAVSRCLQDCQPVDKPRVGSSKYFEAVPQEPLPEMRVEIAPQRNIMVPTMQNNAVSCAPVPHNFLLETDRVPSLDMKLFQQEVVFKILCPNDMVGGVIGKGGTIIKALQNETGASITIGATIAESDERLITVIASENPESRYSAAQKAVVLVFSRSVEAGTEKGLDSSSGKGFPFAARLVVPSNQVGCLLGKGGIIISDMRKTTGTSIKILAGDQLPKCVPENEQVVQISGDFMNVKDAVYHVTGRLRDNLFSSALSTPVTRSTTVITEASPYGRLKEPLRDAFKEPLNTFREPLGDAFRDPLRAAMRGPLRDARRDPLRDSFGDTLRDQLRDTLKEPPRGPAPYNLHPPIGVSHSLNRHNTLTQSMDHLGLSHSLDGPISPRLWASQTMAGINPRVVPDASRGFTSFKGGLELGSGSKSAIVTNTTVEIRVPENVIGSVYGENDSNLTRLRQVQLSTESCSEQSMNIISWKEIRR, from the exons ATGATGGGAAGTAACTTTCTTTATCCACCGTCAAAACGACCAATACAATACAACGCAGCTGGAATGCCCGACCCGAACCCGACAGCGAATGGATTATCCAATAAACGACCTAAACAACCTCCGGCTAATCAAAATGCAGCAGCGCCGTTACCTTTACCGCCAGGACACGTATCGTTCCGATTGCTCTGCCACGCGTCGAGAATCGGTGGGATAATAGGAAAATCAGGAACCATAATCAAGCAGTTACAGCAGCAAAGCGGAGCCAAGATCCGAATAGAAGAGTCTCCGGCAGAGTCATCGGATAGGGTTATAACGGTAATTGCAGAAGGTCAGATTGTTTCCAAAGTAAGGGTTGAGAGTGAAGAAGTTGATGTTTCGAGAGCACAGGAAGGTTTAATTAGGGTTTTTGAGAGGATTTTGGAAGTGGCCGCGGAGAGTGATGGGATAAATGTGGTGGCTGGTGGAGGAGGTGTTGTTTCGTGTAGAATGTTAGCTGGGTCGAAGCAGGCGGGTTCGGTTATTGGGAAAGGAGGGAAAGTTGTTGAGAAGATAAGGAAAGATTGTGGTGTTAAAATCAGGGTTTTGACTGATAAATTGCCCGTTTGTGCCGGACCTAATGAGGAGATGATCGAG ATTGAGGGCGATATTTTATCTGTAAAGAAAGCACTAATTGCAGTTTCTCGCTGCCTTCAAGATTGTCAACCAGTTGATAAACCAAGGGTGGGTAGCAGCAAATATTTTGAGGCAGTTCCCCAAGAACCTTTGCCTGAAATGCGTGTAGAGATTGCCCCGCAGCGTAATATTATGGTACCAACCATGCAAAATAATGCCGTTAGTTGTGCTCCGGTGCCTCATAATTTTTTGTTAGAGACTGATAGGGTTCCCTCCTTGGACATGAAGTTGTTCCAACAGGAAGTGGTTTTCAAAATTCTTTGTCCCAATGACATGGTTGGGGGTGTTATTGGAAAGGGAGGCACCATTATCAAGGCTCTCCAGAATGAAACGGGCGCTTCTATTACTATAGGAGCTACTATAGCTGAGAGTGATGAACGTCTGATCACTGTTATTGCTTCAGAG AATCCAGAATCTCGATATTCTGCTGCACAGAAGGCTGTTGTCCTTGTGTTCTCAAGGTCTGTGGAGGCTGGCACTGAGAAGGGACTAGATTCAAGCTCAGGTAAGGGGTTCCCTTTTGCTGCCAGGCTTGTTGTACCATCAAACCAGGTTGGTTGTTTGTTGGGAAAAGGAGGCATTATAATTTCAGACATGCGTAAGACAACTGGGACTAGCATAAAAATCTTAGCTGGTGACCAGCTTCCAAAGTGTGTACCAGAAAATGAACAAGTGGTGCAG ATTTCAGGAGATTTCATGAATGTGAAGGACGCAGTGTATCATGTAACTGGCAGACTCCGAGATAACCTGTTCTCCAGTGCACTGAGTACTCCTGTTACAAGGAGCACTACTGTAATAACCGAGGCTAGTCCCTATGGAAGACTGAAGGAGCCATTGAGGGATGCCTTTAAGGAGCCATTGAATACCTTTAGAGAGCCGTTGGGAGATGCATTTAGGGATCCTTTGAGGGCTGCAATGAGGGGTCCTTTGAGGGATGCAAGAAGGGACCCTTTGAGAGATTCTTTTGGGGATACATTGAGGGATCAGTTGAGGGATACATTGAAGGAGCCTCCAAGGGGTCCTGCCCCTTATAATTTGCACCCACCAATTGGTGTTTCTCATAGTTTAAATCGACATAATACGCTTACACAGAGTATGGATCATCTAGGACTTTCCCATAGTTTAGATGGCCCCATCTCACCGAGGTTGTGGGCATCACAG ACAATGGCTGGAATAAATCCGAGGGTTGTCCCAGATGCCAGTAGAGGATTTACTTCATTTAAAGGTGGCTTAGAACTTGGCAG TGGAAGCAAATCTGCTATAGTGACGAACACAACTGTAGAGATTAGAGTTCCTGAAAATGTTATTGGCTCTGTGTATGGGGAGAATGATAGCAATCTTACTCGTTTGAGACAG
- the LOC8266901 gene encoding KH domain-containing protein HEN4 isoform X10, with amino-acid sequence MMGSNFLYPPSKRPIQYNAAGMPDPNPTANGLSNKRPKQPPANQNAAAPLPLPPGHVSFRLLCHASRIGGIIGKSGTIIKQLQQQSGAKIRIEESPAESSDRVITVIAEGQIVSKVRVESEEVDVSRAQEGLIRVFERILEVAAESDGINVVAGGGGVVSCRMLAGSKQAGSVIGKGGKVVEKIRKDCGVKIRVLTDKLPVCAGPNEEMIEIEGDILSVKKALIAVSRCLQDCQPVDKPRVGSSKYFEAVPQEPLPEMRVEIAPQRNIMVPTMQNNAVSCAPVPHNFLLETDRVPSLDMKLFQQEVVFKILCPNDMVGGVIGKGGTIIKALQNETGASITIGATIAESDERLITVIASENPESRYSAAQKAVVLVFSRSVEAGTEKGLDSSSGKGFPFAARLVVPSNQVGCLLGKGGIIISDMRKTTGTSIKILAGDQLPKCVPENEQVVQISGDFMNVKDAVYHVTGRLRDNLFSSALSTPVTRSTTVITEASPYGRLKEPLRDAFKEPLNTFREPLGDAFRDPLRAAMRGPLRDARRDPLRDSFGDTLRDQLRDTLKEPPRGPAPYNLHPPIGVSHSLNRHNTLTQSMDHLGLSHSLDGPISPRLWASQTMAGINPRVVPDASRGFTSFKGGLELGSGSKSAIVTNTTVEIRVPENVIGSVYGENDSNLTRLRQLNKT; translated from the exons ATGATGGGAAGTAACTTTCTTTATCCACCGTCAAAACGACCAATACAATACAACGCAGCTGGAATGCCCGACCCGAACCCGACAGCGAATGGATTATCCAATAAACGACCTAAACAACCTCCGGCTAATCAAAATGCAGCAGCGCCGTTACCTTTACCGCCAGGACACGTATCGTTCCGATTGCTCTGCCACGCGTCGAGAATCGGTGGGATAATAGGAAAATCAGGAACCATAATCAAGCAGTTACAGCAGCAAAGCGGAGCCAAGATCCGAATAGAAGAGTCTCCGGCAGAGTCATCGGATAGGGTTATAACGGTAATTGCAGAAGGTCAGATTGTTTCCAAAGTAAGGGTTGAGAGTGAAGAAGTTGATGTTTCGAGAGCACAGGAAGGTTTAATTAGGGTTTTTGAGAGGATTTTGGAAGTGGCCGCGGAGAGTGATGGGATAAATGTGGTGGCTGGTGGAGGAGGTGTTGTTTCGTGTAGAATGTTAGCTGGGTCGAAGCAGGCGGGTTCGGTTATTGGGAAAGGAGGGAAAGTTGTTGAGAAGATAAGGAAAGATTGTGGTGTTAAAATCAGGGTTTTGACTGATAAATTGCCCGTTTGTGCCGGACCTAATGAGGAGATGATCGAG ATTGAGGGCGATATTTTATCTGTAAAGAAAGCACTAATTGCAGTTTCTCGCTGCCTTCAAGATTGTCAACCAGTTGATAAACCAAGGGTGGGTAGCAGCAAATATTTTGAGGCAGTTCCCCAAGAACCTTTGCCTGAAATGCGTGTAGAGATTGCCCCGCAGCGTAATATTATGGTACCAACCATGCAAAATAATGCCGTTAGTTGTGCTCCGGTGCCTCATAATTTTTTGTTAGAGACTGATAGGGTTCCCTCCTTGGACATGAAGTTGTTCCAACAGGAAGTGGTTTTCAAAATTCTTTGTCCCAATGACATGGTTGGGGGTGTTATTGGAAAGGGAGGCACCATTATCAAGGCTCTCCAGAATGAAACGGGCGCTTCTATTACTATAGGAGCTACTATAGCTGAGAGTGATGAACGTCTGATCACTGTTATTGCTTCAGAG AATCCAGAATCTCGATATTCTGCTGCACAGAAGGCTGTTGTCCTTGTGTTCTCAAGGTCTGTGGAGGCTGGCACTGAGAAGGGACTAGATTCAAGCTCAGGTAAGGGGTTCCCTTTTGCTGCCAGGCTTGTTGTACCATCAAACCAGGTTGGTTGTTTGTTGGGAAAAGGAGGCATTATAATTTCAGACATGCGTAAGACAACTGGGACTAGCATAAAAATCTTAGCTGGTGACCAGCTTCCAAAGTGTGTACCAGAAAATGAACAAGTGGTGCAG ATTTCAGGAGATTTCATGAATGTGAAGGACGCAGTGTATCATGTAACTGGCAGACTCCGAGATAACCTGTTCTCCAGTGCACTGAGTACTCCTGTTACAAGGAGCACTACTGTAATAACCGAGGCTAGTCCCTATGGAAGACTGAAGGAGCCATTGAGGGATGCCTTTAAGGAGCCATTGAATACCTTTAGAGAGCCGTTGGGAGATGCATTTAGGGATCCTTTGAGGGCTGCAATGAGGGGTCCTTTGAGGGATGCAAGAAGGGACCCTTTGAGAGATTCTTTTGGGGATACATTGAGGGATCAGTTGAGGGATACATTGAAGGAGCCTCCAAGGGGTCCTGCCCCTTATAATTTGCACCCACCAATTGGTGTTTCTCATAGTTTAAATCGACATAATACGCTTACACAGAGTATGGATCATCTAGGACTTTCCCATAGTTTAGATGGCCCCATCTCACCGAGGTTGTGGGCATCACAG ACAATGGCTGGAATAAATCCGAGGGTTGTCCCAGATGCCAGTAGAGGATTTACTTCATTTAAAGGTGGCTTAGAACTTGGCAG TGGAAGCAAATCTGCTATAGTGACGAACACAACTGTAGAGATTAGAGTTCCTGAAAATGTTATTGGCTCTGTGTATGGGGAGAATGATAGCAATCTTACTCGTTTGAGACAG
- the LOC8266901 gene encoding KH domain-containing protein HEN4 isoform X3, with the protein MMGSNFLYPPSKRPIQYNAAGMPDPNPTANGLSNKRPKQPPANQNAAAPLPLPPGHVSFRLLCHASRIGGIIGKSGTIIKQLQQQSGAKIRIEESPAESSDRVITVIAEGQIVSKVRVESEEVDVSRAQEGLIRVFERILEVAAESDGINVVAGGGGVVSCRMLAGSKQAGSVIGKGGKVVEKIRKDCGVKIRVLTDKLPVCAGPNEEMIEIEGDILSVKKALIAVSRCLQDCQPVDKPRVGSSKYFEAVPQEPLPEMRVEIAPQRNIMVPTMQNNAVSCAPVPHNFLLETDRVPSLDMKLFQQEVVFKILCPNDMVGGVIGKGGTIIKALQNETGASITIGATIAESDERLITVIASENPESRYSAAQKAVVLVFSRSVEAGTEKGLDSSSGKGFPFAARLVVPSNQVGCLLGKGGIIISDMRKTTGTSIKILAGDQLPKCVPENEQVVQISGDFMNVKDAVYHVTGRLRDNLFSSALSTPVTRSTTVITEASPYGRLKEPLRDAFKEPLNTFREPLGDAFRDPLRAAMRGPLRDARRDPLRDSFGDTLRDQLRDTLKEPPRGPAPYNLHPPIGVSHSLNRHNTLTQSMDHLGLSHSLDGPISPRLWASQTMAGINPRVVPDASRGFTSFKGGLELGSGSKSAIVTNTTVEIRVPENVIGSVYGENDSNLTRLRQLLVNCQRHSGKWLFNKFVRASQVVPGSIQEVVVAG; encoded by the exons ATGATGGGAAGTAACTTTCTTTATCCACCGTCAAAACGACCAATACAATACAACGCAGCTGGAATGCCCGACCCGAACCCGACAGCGAATGGATTATCCAATAAACGACCTAAACAACCTCCGGCTAATCAAAATGCAGCAGCGCCGTTACCTTTACCGCCAGGACACGTATCGTTCCGATTGCTCTGCCACGCGTCGAGAATCGGTGGGATAATAGGAAAATCAGGAACCATAATCAAGCAGTTACAGCAGCAAAGCGGAGCCAAGATCCGAATAGAAGAGTCTCCGGCAGAGTCATCGGATAGGGTTATAACGGTAATTGCAGAAGGTCAGATTGTTTCCAAAGTAAGGGTTGAGAGTGAAGAAGTTGATGTTTCGAGAGCACAGGAAGGTTTAATTAGGGTTTTTGAGAGGATTTTGGAAGTGGCCGCGGAGAGTGATGGGATAAATGTGGTGGCTGGTGGAGGAGGTGTTGTTTCGTGTAGAATGTTAGCTGGGTCGAAGCAGGCGGGTTCGGTTATTGGGAAAGGAGGGAAAGTTGTTGAGAAGATAAGGAAAGATTGTGGTGTTAAAATCAGGGTTTTGACTGATAAATTGCCCGTTTGTGCCGGACCTAATGAGGAGATGATCGAG ATTGAGGGCGATATTTTATCTGTAAAGAAAGCACTAATTGCAGTTTCTCGCTGCCTTCAAGATTGTCAACCAGTTGATAAACCAAGGGTGGGTAGCAGCAAATATTTTGAGGCAGTTCCCCAAGAACCTTTGCCTGAAATGCGTGTAGAGATTGCCCCGCAGCGTAATATTATGGTACCAACCATGCAAAATAATGCCGTTAGTTGTGCTCCGGTGCCTCATAATTTTTTGTTAGAGACTGATAGGGTTCCCTCCTTGGACATGAAGTTGTTCCAACAGGAAGTGGTTTTCAAAATTCTTTGTCCCAATGACATGGTTGGGGGTGTTATTGGAAAGGGAGGCACCATTATCAAGGCTCTCCAGAATGAAACGGGCGCTTCTATTACTATAGGAGCTACTATAGCTGAGAGTGATGAACGTCTGATCACTGTTATTGCTTCAGAG AATCCAGAATCTCGATATTCTGCTGCACAGAAGGCTGTTGTCCTTGTGTTCTCAAGGTCTGTGGAGGCTGGCACTGAGAAGGGACTAGATTCAAGCTCAGGTAAGGGGTTCCCTTTTGCTGCCAGGCTTGTTGTACCATCAAACCAGGTTGGTTGTTTGTTGGGAAAAGGAGGCATTATAATTTCAGACATGCGTAAGACAACTGGGACTAGCATAAAAATCTTAGCTGGTGACCAGCTTCCAAAGTGTGTACCAGAAAATGAACAAGTGGTGCAG ATTTCAGGAGATTTCATGAATGTGAAGGACGCAGTGTATCATGTAACTGGCAGACTCCGAGATAACCTGTTCTCCAGTGCACTGAGTACTCCTGTTACAAGGAGCACTACTGTAATAACCGAGGCTAGTCCCTATGGAAGACTGAAGGAGCCATTGAGGGATGCCTTTAAGGAGCCATTGAATACCTTTAGAGAGCCGTTGGGAGATGCATTTAGGGATCCTTTGAGGGCTGCAATGAGGGGTCCTTTGAGGGATGCAAGAAGGGACCCTTTGAGAGATTCTTTTGGGGATACATTGAGGGATCAGTTGAGGGATACATTGAAGGAGCCTCCAAGGGGTCCTGCCCCTTATAATTTGCACCCACCAATTGGTGTTTCTCATAGTTTAAATCGACATAATACGCTTACACAGAGTATGGATCATCTAGGACTTTCCCATAGTTTAGATGGCCCCATCTCACCGAGGTTGTGGGCATCACAG ACAATGGCTGGAATAAATCCGAGGGTTGTCCCAGATGCCAGTAGAGGATTTACTTCATTTAAAGGTGGCTTAGAACTTGGCAG TGGAAGCAAATCTGCTATAGTGACGAACACAACTGTAGAGATTAGAGTTCCTGAAAATGTTATTGGCTCTGTGTATGGGGAGAATGATAGCAATCTTACTCGTTTGAGACAG